In Paenibacillus sonchi, a single genomic region encodes these proteins:
- the wecB gene encoding non-hydrolyzing UDP-N-acetylglucosamine 2-epimerase — MSKIKVMTIFGVRPEAIKMAPLVLELAKHPEHIESVVCVTAQHRELLDQVLEVFKITPDYDLDVMKDRQTLNEITIRVLEGLEPVLREAKPNLVLVHGDTLTTFLASYASFLQQIQVGHVEAGLRTWNKLSPYPEEMNRQLTGVLADLHFSPTDWSAGNLRHENKKESSIYITGNTVTDVFQYTVQPDYRHPVLDFASGKRLILMTAHRRESQGEPHRHIFRAVKRIADEFEDVAIVYPVHPSPAVKEPAHEILGGHPRIKLIDPLDVVDLHNFYPHTHLILTDSGGLQEEAPSFGVPVLVLRDTTERPEGIEAGTLELVGTDEEKVYQRTHALLTDQELYQSMSRAANPYGDGKASERIVNAILHHFGVIQDRPEEFHRMFTK; from the coding sequence ATGTCCAAAATTAAAGTGATGACGATTTTTGGTGTGCGCCCCGAGGCGATCAAAATGGCGCCTTTGGTCCTGGAGCTTGCCAAGCATCCCGAGCATATTGAATCCGTTGTTTGCGTAACAGCGCAGCACCGTGAACTGCTGGATCAGGTGCTTGAGGTATTCAAGATTACTCCTGATTATGATCTGGATGTAATGAAAGACCGCCAGACGCTGAATGAAATTACGATCCGGGTGCTGGAAGGACTGGAGCCGGTGCTTCGGGAAGCGAAGCCGAACCTGGTGCTTGTGCATGGGGATACACTTACCACTTTCCTCGCCAGCTACGCTTCTTTCCTGCAGCAAATTCAAGTAGGCCATGTAGAAGCAGGACTCAGGACCTGGAACAAGCTGTCTCCGTACCCCGAGGAAATGAACCGTCAATTGACGGGGGTTCTTGCCGATCTGCATTTTTCTCCGACTGACTGGTCAGCGGGTAATTTGAGACACGAGAACAAAAAAGAATCAAGTATTTATATCACAGGCAACACCGTAACCGATGTGTTTCAATATACCGTACAGCCGGACTACCGGCATCCTGTACTGGATTTTGCTTCAGGAAAACGACTTATTTTAATGACGGCGCACCGCAGGGAATCTCAAGGCGAACCGCACCGTCATATTTTCCGTGCTGTCAAAAGAATCGCTGATGAATTTGAAGATGTAGCTATAGTCTATCCTGTGCATCCGAGTCCGGCAGTTAAGGAACCGGCGCATGAGATACTTGGCGGACACCCGAGAATCAAGCTGATTGATCCGCTGGATGTCGTTGACCTGCATAATTTTTATCCGCATACCCACCTGATATTGACCGATTCCGGCGGCCTGCAGGAGGAAGCTCCCTCCTTTGGAGTTCCCGTGCTTGTGCTGCGTGATACAACCGAGCGCCCGGAAGGGATCGAAGCCGGAACGCTGGAGCTTGTGGGCACGGACGAGGAGAAGGTGTATCAACGGACACATGCTTTATTGACTGATCAAGAGCTGTATCAGTCCATGAGCCGGGCCGCCAACCCGTATGGAGACGGCAAAGCCTCCGAAAGAATTGTCAATGCGATTTTGCACCATTTCGGTGTAATTCAAGACCGTCCGGAAGAGTTTCACAGAATGTTCACAAAATGA
- the atpE gene encoding F0F1 ATP synthase subunit C encodes MGVMAYLAAAIAVGLGALGAGIGNGLIVSKTVEGIARQPEAKSTLQTTMFIGVALVEALPIIGVVLAFMFYVGA; translated from the coding sequence ATGGGAGTTATGGCTTATTTGGCAGCTGCAATTGCAGTAGGTTTGGGAGCGCTTGGCGCCGGTATTGGTAACGGTCTGATTGTAAGTAAAACAGTTGAAGGTATCGCACGCCAGCCGGAAGCTAAATCCACACTGCAAACTACAATGTTCATCGGGGTCGCTCTGGTAGAAGCCCTGCCGATCATCGGTGTAGTACTTGCGTTCATGTTCTATGTTGGAGCCTAA
- a CDS encoding AtpZ/AtpI family protein encodes MKGPNKPAEPHKQTGHALKAVSLVSAVGVNLAAFTLGGYFLGAWLDDQWNSSGLGVALGVIIGVLCGIAGVIFIIKAVMEESDG; translated from the coding sequence ATGAAGGGGCCTAATAAGCCTGCAGAACCGCATAAACAGACGGGTCACGCGCTCAAAGCCGTGAGTCTTGTCAGCGCTGTCGGGGTTAATTTGGCCGCCTTTACATTAGGCGGTTATTTCTTGGGAGCATGGCTGGATGATCAATGGAACAGCTCCGGACTCGGGGTGGCACTCGGTGTCATCATAGGTGTGTTGTGCGGGATCGCAGGTGTCATCTTCATTATTAAAGCTGTCATGGAGGAAAGTGATGGATGA
- the upp gene encoding uracil phosphoribosyltransferase, which produces MGKLVICDHPLIQHKLTFIRDVRTNTKEFREHVDEVATLMAYEITRDIPLETITVQTPVAETQSKVISGRMLGLIPILRAGLGMLEGVLKLLPAAKVGHVGLFRDPETLQPVEYYIKLPTDVQERELIVIDPMLATGGSAIAAITSLKNRGCTQIKMMNLIAAPEGVAAVQAAHPDVDIYVAALDDHLNEHGYIVPGLGDAGDRLYGTK; this is translated from the coding sequence ATGGGAAAATTGGTGATTTGCGATCATCCTTTGATTCAGCACAAATTAACATTTATTCGCGACGTGCGGACGAATACGAAAGAGTTCAGAGAGCATGTTGATGAAGTCGCTACACTTATGGCATATGAGATTACGCGGGATATCCCGCTGGAGACTATCACCGTGCAGACACCGGTAGCAGAGACACAGAGCAAAGTGATTTCCGGAAGAATGCTGGGTCTGATTCCGATTCTGCGTGCGGGACTGGGGATGCTTGAAGGCGTGCTGAAGCTGCTTCCTGCAGCCAAGGTAGGGCATGTCGGATTGTTCCGTGATCCGGAAACCCTTCAGCCGGTCGAATATTATATCAAGCTCCCTACGGATGTCCAGGAACGCGAATTGATTGTGATTGACCCGATGCTGGCTACAGGCGGCTCTGCCATTGCTGCGATCACCTCGCTGAAGAACCGCGGGTGCACCCAGATCAAGATGATGAACCTGATTGCCGCTCCGGAAGGCGTTGCCGCTGTACAAGCTGCCCACCCGGATGTAGATATCTATGTTGCCGCGCTGGATGATCATCTGAATGAGCACGGATATATTGTGCCCGGGCTTGGAGATGCCGGTGACCGGTTGTATGGAACCAAATGA
- a CDS encoding ATP synthase subunit I — MDDLSRYRKVLALATLCFVVLCVLAAVVFPDFRSIAFGMALGGAIGCINVTYLGYKVRQVADTMAGEGKRRVSLGYLTRAALSLLGVMVAFKTPQVFNMIAVAGSLLLAPILLIIIGIGFSRRES; from the coding sequence ATGGATGATCTGTCTCGATACCGCAAGGTATTGGCATTGGCAACACTTTGCTTCGTGGTTCTATGCGTTCTGGCTGCGGTCGTATTCCCGGATTTCCGGAGTATAGCCTTTGGCATGGCGCTTGGCGGAGCTATTGGATGCATTAATGTGACCTACCTGGGCTACAAAGTCCGGCAAGTGGCAGATACCATGGCGGGTGAAGGCAAGAGGCGTGTAAGCCTGGGGTATCTGACTCGTGCTGCGCTTAGTCTCTTGGGAGTAATGGTAGCCTTTAAAACACCGCAGGTTTTTAATATGATTGCGGTGGCTGGCAGTTTGCTCTTGGCTCCAATTCTTCTTATTATAATAGGAATTGGGTTTTCGCGTAGAGAAAGTTAA
- the atpB gene encoding F0F1 ATP synthase subunit A, translated as MHKSPIIMLGGLHIDLSIVLMLLVTCTIVFVLALLATRNLSVENPGKLQNFLEWAIEFVQGLISSTMDLKKGKPFLSLGMALIMFLFVGNLLGLPLGIVTDYHDAEHAKVFGKEIVSVTKELDKLHAEAGTVNTGSHEEAEVGVAWWKSPTADPAVAMGLAVMIFLMTHFVGMTRNTKNYFKHYFEPYPFFFPINLIEQVSKLLTHGMRLFGNIFAGEVLISVILKLAALGVGGWIASVLGLIVWQGFSIFIGTIQAFIFVMLTMVYFSQMLETHDEH; from the coding sequence ATGCATAAATCACCAATTATTATGCTGGGCGGTTTACATATCGACCTTTCAATCGTGCTGATGCTATTAGTGACCTGTACCATTGTTTTTGTGCTCGCGCTTTTGGCAACGCGTAACTTATCGGTCGAGAATCCCGGCAAACTGCAAAACTTCCTGGAATGGGCAATTGAATTCGTTCAAGGCCTGATTTCAAGTACCATGGATCTCAAAAAAGGCAAACCGTTCCTTTCTCTCGGTATGGCGCTGATCATGTTTTTGTTTGTCGGCAACCTCCTCGGGCTTCCGTTAGGGATTGTCACGGATTATCACGATGCAGAGCATGCCAAGGTGTTCGGGAAGGAAATCGTTTCGGTAACCAAAGAACTGGACAAACTGCATGCTGAAGCGGGAACGGTAAATACCGGCTCTCACGAAGAGGCTGAGGTAGGAGTAGCGTGGTGGAAATCTCCAACAGCAGACCCTGCGGTAGCAATGGGACTTGCAGTTATGATTTTCCTGATGACCCATTTCGTGGGTATGACGCGCAACACCAAAAACTATTTCAAACACTATTTTGAACCTTACCCATTCTTCTTCCCGATCAATTTGATTGAGCAGGTATCTAAGCTGCTGACACACGGGATGCGTCTTTTCGGTAATATCTTTGCCGGCGAGGTGCTGATATCCGTTATCCTCAAATTGGCTGCGCTTGGTGTAGGGGGCTGGATCGCTTCTGTACTTGGTCTGATTGTATGGCAAGGATTCAGTATATTCATCGGTACCATCCAGGCTTTTATCTTCGTTATGCTGACCATGGTGTATTTCTCACAAATGCTTGAAACCCATGACGAGCACTAA
- a CDS encoding F0F1 ATP synthase subunit delta — protein MSQDTIVAKRYAKALFEVAFEERQIMEVEEDLKSLVAALNSDAELQRFISSPRITGENKLAVLKKALEGKLSGAVINTLEILMKRGRMDILPDLLDSYIKIEGDSLGLADATVYSTYSLSSSEQTQVAEEFGRLSGRNIRITNVVDKSLLGGLKVIIGDTLYDGSLSGKLTRLEKSFNDKHRR, from the coding sequence ATGAGTCAGGATACGATAGTCGCCAAAAGATATGCGAAGGCATTGTTCGAGGTTGCTTTTGAAGAACGGCAGATCATGGAAGTTGAAGAGGATCTGAAAAGCCTGGTTGCTGCGCTGAATTCGGATGCAGAGCTGCAGAGATTTATCAGCTCTCCGCGGATTACCGGTGAAAACAAGCTTGCCGTACTGAAAAAAGCGTTGGAAGGCAAGCTGTCGGGGGCGGTTATCAACACTCTGGAAATCCTGATGAAGCGCGGCAGAATGGATATTCTTCCGGATCTGCTGGACAGCTATATCAAGATTGAAGGGGATAGTCTTGGTCTGGCAGATGCGACCGTCTATTCAACCTATTCGCTCAGCAGCAGCGAGCAAACGCAGGTTGCCGAAGAATTCGGCCGTTTGTCAGGCCGGAATATCCGTATCACAAATGTGGTTGATAAGAGCCTGCTTGGCGGACTTAAGGTCATAATTGGCGATACGCTCTATGACGGCAGCCTGTCCGGCAAACTTACGCGTCTTGAGAAATCTTTTAATGATAAGCATAGAAGATAG
- the atpF gene encoding F0F1 ATP synthase subunit B — protein sequence MSFVWESSVLAIIAFGILYFLLNKYAFGPLFSVMEKRRELVLQQMNEAAQTREQAVSYVEEQKQALQTARKEALEIIEQSRQTSSKQTEQLIDQAKVEASRIKEEAVRDIQNEKNKAVEELRGELGAASVKIASKLLQKEVSSDPEQEALVDQYLKEVGGRS from the coding sequence TTGTCTTTTGTATGGGAATCTTCCGTGCTGGCAATTATTGCCTTCGGGATTTTATACTTTTTGCTGAACAAGTACGCTTTCGGACCGTTGTTCTCTGTTATGGAGAAACGCCGCGAACTCGTACTGCAGCAGATGAATGAAGCTGCTCAGACCCGCGAACAGGCAGTTTCTTATGTTGAAGAGCAGAAACAGGCGCTTCAAACTGCCCGCAAAGAAGCCCTTGAGATTATTGAACAGTCCAGACAAACCAGCAGCAAGCAAACCGAACAGCTGATTGATCAGGCTAAGGTCGAGGCTTCACGCATTAAAGAAGAGGCAGTCCGCGATATCCAGAACGAGAAGAACAAAGCGGTTGAAGAACTGCGCGGCGAGCTTGGAGCGGCATCGGTCAAGATTGCGTCCAAATTGCTGCAGAAGGAAGTCAGCTCCGATCCTGAGCAGGAAGCGCTTGTTGACCAGTACCTCAAAGAGGTTGGAGGCCGGTCATGA